One genomic window of Chitinophagaceae bacterium includes the following:
- a CDS encoding VOC family protein, producing the protein MAKNKLLRMDNVGIVVESLDNAISFFTEIGLKLEGRATIEGEWAGRVTGLGSQCVEIAMMVTPDGHSRLELSRFLSPATIADHRTAPVNALGYLRIMFTVEDIDEMVSRLIKHGAQLVGEVVQYENTYRLCYIRGAEGILIGLAEELGNK; encoded by the coding sequence ATAGCAAAAAATAAATTATTGAGAATGGATAATGTAGGCATCGTAGTGGAATCACTCGACAATGCCATTTCGTTTTTCACTGAGATAGGGTTGAAGCTCGAGGGAAGAGCCACTATCGAAGGAGAGTGGGCTGGAAGAGTAACCGGACTGGGTTCTCAGTGTGTAGAGATTGCTATGATGGTTACGCCTGATGGGCACAGCCGGCTCGAACTTTCGCGATTTCTAAGTCCGGCTACTATAGCTGATCACAGAACTGCTCCTGTGAACGCACTCGGTTATCTTCGTATCATGTTCACTGTTGAAGACATTGACGAAATGGTGTCCAGGCTCATCAAGCATGGTGCTCAACTCGTTGGAGAAGTAGTTCAGTATGAGAACACTTACCGGCTATGTTACATTCGCGGGGCTGAAGGGATTCTTATTGGACTGGCAGAAGAACTTGGTAATAAATAA